In Spodoptera frugiperda isolate SF20-4 chromosome 13, AGI-APGP_CSIRO_Sfru_2.0, whole genome shotgun sequence, the following are encoded in one genomic region:
- the LOC118270430 gene encoding sodium-coupled monocarboxylate transporter 1 → MNSGWLAWECIVFGIFVCASSCAPLWRRRKDAAAGGSAKQAYIFAGGGVSTLAMILSVARGTLGVRSFLGFPSELVYYGSAMWETLYGIILAFPIVCWVFVPVYYRLHTNSVYEYLQMRFGSRWVRRMAAATFLLRQVLNLSVTVYTPTVALHAVLALPHWASAAALTIVGIVFNLLGGLAAAIRADVIQTLTMILVSGAFIIQATITAGGPQQVVSDNIEGGRLKFFQFTGDPTVRVDTLSAIIGQLFMSVSIYGCQQTFVQRYCSMSSEARVRKTLFANVPAVAVLFSLSWVVGMTLYAMYKYCDPLSSGKIAAPDEVLPFYVQDQFGFLPGMLGLFLGSLFNGALSFLVSNVNSLSTVTWEDFVSFAPAFKGISDKQQLTVIKIIGVIYALIIMCLSLCVGIVGGVVEGSQLVTSATSGALLGVFILAALCPVANGKGALWGMIGSHIVTTWMAACRLLYVDKGVAMLPMSTEQCPNATLSTLTHQALPVEVNKTLAHLAPLLQSINMTHPIPTESPILTGLQKFYSISYMWYAVIGTLICVTLGNIIGLLTGSEKDAFDERLLHPVVAQIAKKLPGPKRFYSTEKPAIPDEKEGEKDSSEKTEETVTDTAPNDPVDQKPGVFVTTGSRLFDVYDVRRSPTPSLVRTRL, encoded by the exons ATGAATTCCGGGTGGCTAGCTTGGGAGTGTATAGTGTTCGGTATATTCGTGTGTGCCTCATCCTGTGCCCCTCTGTGGAGGCGGAGGAAGGATGCGGCAGCCGGTGGCAGCGCCAAGCAAGCGTACATCTTCGCTGGAGGCGGCGTCTCTACCCTGGCTATGATTTTATCCGTGGCTAGAGGGACGCTGGGAGTGAGGTCGTTTTTAG GATTTCCATCTGAGTTGGTGTACTATGGCTCTGCGATGTGGGAGACACTTTACGGCATCATTCTCGCCTTCCCCATCGTCTGCTGGGTCTTCGTACCAGTTTATTATAGACTGCATACTAATTCCGTGTATGAGTATTTACAA ATGCGCTTCGGCTCCCGATGGGTGCGGCGCATGGCAGCTGCAACTTTCCTTCTACGACAAGTCCTAAATCTATCAGTGACAGTGTACACCCCTACGGTGGCGCTCCATGCTGTACTGGCATTACCTCACTGGGCGTCGGCTGCAGCACTGACTATTGTTGGAATTGTGTTCAACTTGCTTGGTGGATTAGCTGCTGCTAtcag AGCTGACGTGATACAAACTTTGACAATGATATTGGTGAGCGGCGCCTTCATCATCCAAGCAACCATCACAGCCGGAGGCCCACAACAAGTAGTCAGCGACAACATTGAAGGAGGAAGACTGAAGTTCTTCCA GTTCACAGGCGACCCAACCGTCCGCGTCGACACGCTCTCAGCGATCATTGGCCAGCTCTTCATGTCAGTGTCCATCTACGGCTGCCAACAGACCTTCGTTCAGCGCTACTGTTCCATGTCCAGTGAAGCCAGGGTCAGGAAGACCCTTTTCGCCAACGTCCCAGCTGTGGCTGTCCTCTTCAGTCTCTCCTGGGTCGTCGGTATGACCTTGTATGCCATGTACAAGTACTGCGACCCTCTATCGTCTGGAAAGATCGCTGCTCCTGATGAAGTTCTGCCTTTCTACGTACAAGATCAGTTTGGTTTCCTACCTGGAATGCTTGGACTGTTTTTGGGCAGTCTGTTCAATGGTGCTTTAAG tttTCTGGTATCGAATGTGAACTCTCTATCCACGGTGACTTGGGAAGATTTTGTGTCCTTCGCACCCGCTTTCAAGGGTATCAGTGATAAACAACAGTTGACTGTTATCAAAATCATTGGAGTTATTTATG cTCTCATCATCATGTGCTTATCTCTCTGCGTCGGTATTGTGGGAGGAGTCGTGGAAGGATCACAGCTAGTCACATCAGCTACCTCAGGGGCCTTACTAGGAGTATTTATATTGGCAGCTCTCTGCCCTGTTGCCAATGGAAAAGGAGCTCTATGGGGCATGATTGGGTCTCATATTGTAACAACTTGGATGGCAGCCTGTAGGTTACTGTATGTCGATAAAGGAGTCGCCATGTTGCCTATGTCTACTGAG cAATGTCCTAATGCAACTCTATCGACACTGACCCACCAAGCGTTACCTGTGGAAGTGAACAAAACCCTAGCACACCTGGCGCCGCTACTGCAGTCTATTAACATGACTCATCCTATACCGACTGAATCTcctat ATTAACTGGACTACAAAAGTTCTACTCAATATCGTACATGTGGTACGCAGTTATTGGTACCTTAATCTGCGTCACATTAGGCAACATCATCGGCCTACTAACAGGCAGTGAGAAAGATGCCTTTGATGAACGTCTACTGCACCCAGTCGTAGCCCAAATAGCGAAGAAGCTCCCAGGACCCAAGCGGTTCTATAGCACAGAAAAACCAGCAATTCCTGATGAAAAAGAAGGAGAAAAAGACTCTTCTGAGAAGACAGAAGAAACGGTAACTGATACTGCACCAAATGACCCAGTAGATCAGAAACCAGGAGTTTTTGTGACTACTGGAAGTCGGTTATTTGACGTATATGATGTAAGAAGATCTCCCACTCCTTCACTAGTAAGAACACGGTTGTGA